A region of Kribbella sp. NBC_01245 DNA encodes the following proteins:
- a CDS encoding primosomal protein N', with product MTEQGQEPEQLMLIRQTVRRSKTKEPAGLATEQPIARVAVDVSLPHLDRPFDYLVQADQDENAQPGARVKVRFAGKELGGFVLARLDESAHLGKLARLRKVVSGEQVLSPEIADLCRAVADRYAGVFPDVTRLAVPPRHAKVEGEPPQPDQPVAPVGDLTEWAAYPHAQSFLDALTRHEAPRAAWTAVPGTDWPRAFAQAASVTAAAGRGALLLAPDARDLARLADACVDVLGPDGFVTLSADLGPTARYRAFLMALRGNTRVVIGTRAAAFAPVTNLGLVAIWDDGDDSYAEPRAPYPHAREVLLLRSHRQACAALLGGFAQSTEVAALLESGWVRELVADRTTIRAAAPSVHVTGESDTDLARDAAARAARLPHQAFEVARDGLKTGPVLVQVPRAGYLPSLVCQTCRTPSRCTSCGGALRRTASAGPAVCGVCGRPAEDHRCPECGDHRMRAAVVGARRTAEELGRAFPGTTVRTSGGDAMLDTVADKPALIVCTPGSEPVATGGYSAALLLDTWLMLARPELKATEEAVRRWFNAAALVRPDGSVMVVGEAGTVPMQALVRWSPEFYANRELEDRRTARLPPAARVAEVTGSAEAVEDFLGRVRQAVTVLGPVPVDDETVRAVLKVPRGVGLEFARSLHEAQAARSTKKVPGSIRIQIDPPHLG from the coding sequence GTGACCGAGCAAGGACAAGAGCCCGAGCAGCTGATGCTGATACGGCAGACGGTCCGCCGCTCGAAGACCAAGGAGCCGGCCGGACTGGCCACCGAGCAGCCCATCGCGCGCGTCGCGGTGGACGTTTCGCTGCCGCATCTCGATCGGCCCTTCGACTACCTGGTGCAGGCCGACCAGGACGAGAACGCTCAGCCCGGCGCCCGGGTGAAGGTCCGCTTCGCCGGCAAGGAGCTGGGCGGGTTTGTGCTGGCCCGCCTGGACGAGTCGGCTCACCTCGGCAAGCTGGCCCGCCTGCGCAAGGTCGTATCGGGCGAGCAGGTGCTCTCGCCCGAGATCGCCGACCTCTGCCGCGCCGTCGCCGACCGCTATGCCGGCGTCTTCCCCGACGTCACCCGCCTGGCCGTGCCACCCCGCCATGCCAAGGTCGAAGGCGAGCCGCCGCAACCCGACCAACCCGTCGCGCCCGTCGGGGACCTGACCGAGTGGGCGGCCTACCCGCACGCCCAGTCCTTCCTGGACGCGCTCACTCGCCACGAGGCGCCGCGCGCGGCCTGGACCGCAGTCCCGGGCACCGACTGGCCGCGCGCCTTCGCCCAGGCTGCCTCCGTCACCGCCGCGGCCGGTCGTGGTGCCCTGCTGCTCGCGCCGGACGCCCGCGACCTGGCCCGTCTGGCCGATGCCTGCGTGGACGTGCTCGGGCCGGACGGATTCGTCACGCTCTCCGCCGACCTCGGCCCGACCGCTCGCTACCGCGCCTTCCTGATGGCGCTTCGCGGCAACACGCGAGTCGTGATCGGGACGCGCGCGGCCGCGTTCGCCCCGGTCACCAACCTGGGCCTGGTCGCGATCTGGGACGACGGCGACGATTCGTACGCCGAGCCCCGAGCGCCGTACCCGCATGCCCGCGAGGTGCTGCTGCTGCGCTCCCACCGGCAGGCTTGCGCCGCCCTGCTCGGTGGATTCGCCCAGTCGACCGAGGTGGCCGCCCTGCTGGAGTCGGGCTGGGTCCGCGAACTCGTCGCAGACCGTACGACGATCCGCGCGGCCGCGCCTTCCGTGCACGTGACGGGTGAGTCCGACACCGACCTGGCGAGGGATGCCGCAGCGCGGGCCGCCCGCCTCCCGCACCAGGCGTTCGAGGTGGCGCGCGACGGTTTGAAGACGGGCCCGGTGCTGGTCCAAGTTCCGCGCGCCGGGTATCTCCCGAGCCTGGTCTGCCAGACCTGCCGCACGCCATCACGATGTACGTCGTGCGGCGGGGCGTTGCGTCGTACGGCGTCTGCCGGGCCGGCCGTCTGCGGCGTGTGCGGGCGTCCAGCGGAGGACCATCGCTGTCCCGAGTGCGGCGACCACCGGATGCGCGCGGCCGTCGTAGGCGCGCGTCGTACGGCGGAGGAGCTGGGCCGGGCCTTTCCCGGCACCACGGTCCGTACGTCGGGAGGCGATGCCATGCTCGACACCGTCGCGGACAAGCCCGCGTTGATCGTGTGTACGCCCGGGTCCGAGCCGGTCGCGACTGGTGGTTACAGCGCCGCGTTGTTGCTCGACACCTGGCTGATGCTGGCGCGGCCCGAGCTCAAGGCGACTGAGGAGGCCGTCCGGCGCTGGTTCAACGCGGCCGCGCTGGTCCGGCCCGACGGCTCGGTGATGGTCGTCGGTGAGGCCGGCACGGTCCCGATGCAGGCGCTGGTGCGATGGAGCCCGGAGTTCTACGCGAACCGCGAGCTGGAGGACCGCCGTACGGCGCGACTCCCACCGGCCGCGCGGGTTGCCGAGGTGACGGGCTCAGCCGAAGCGGTGGAGGACTTCCTCGGCCGCGTGCGCCAAGCGGTGACGGTGCTCGGCCCGGTCCCGGTCGACGACGAAACCGTGCGCGCGGTGCTCAAAGTGCCACGCGGCGTCGGCCTGGAGTTCGCCCGGTCGTTGCACGAGGCCCAGGCCGCGCGCAGCACGAAAAAGGTCCCCGGCTCAATCCGCATCCAAATCGACCCACCCCACCTCGGCTAG
- a CDS encoding ArsR/SmtB family transcription factor — translation MITIALTADDLARIRFAFSPIWETVTSVRALRTNGLNSLHGPWLSRVRPIVAGPDYSLLRALIPAIGYIPDFITPAPPRRSTSFESGLAAIAATPHELVVAELRKLRDETPDPLLDELIADPARALEQITDALHSYWKRTLEPDWGRMRALLQDDLTFRLEELASGGVNRLFRNLHPSVSFTGDRIEVDKPFFCEGAPQPGQGLLLVPCVFTWPVPLQVTATPHVPTITYPPRGLGRLWESRQDTTGSPLADLVGKTRAAIVGHLDLPMSTTHLAHQLGLAAPTLSIHLGILRAAGVVDSRREGRTVLYFRTPLGNDLLLAA, via the coding sequence GTGATCACGATCGCCCTCACCGCGGACGACCTCGCGCGGATCCGGTTCGCCTTCTCGCCGATCTGGGAGACGGTCACGAGCGTGCGGGCCTTGCGGACCAATGGGTTGAACAGCTTGCACGGGCCGTGGTTGAGCCGGGTCCGGCCGATTGTCGCCGGGCCGGACTATTCGTTGCTCAGGGCGCTCATTCCGGCGATCGGGTATATCCCGGACTTCATCACGCCGGCGCCGCCGCGTCGGTCGACCAGTTTCGAATCCGGGTTGGCTGCGATCGCCGCGACTCCGCATGAGCTGGTGGTGGCGGAGCTTCGGAAGTTGCGTGATGAGACGCCCGATCCGCTGCTGGATGAGCTGATCGCGGATCCGGCCCGGGCTCTCGAGCAGATCACCGACGCCTTGCACAGCTACTGGAAGCGCACACTCGAGCCGGACTGGGGCCGGATGCGCGCGCTGTTGCAAGACGATCTGACCTTTCGGCTGGAGGAGCTGGCCAGTGGTGGTGTGAACCGGCTGTTCCGCAACCTGCATCCGTCAGTCTCGTTCACCGGGGACCGGATCGAGGTCGACAAGCCGTTCTTCTGCGAAGGCGCTCCGCAGCCGGGTCAGGGGCTGCTGCTGGTGCCGTGCGTCTTCACCTGGCCGGTCCCCCTGCAGGTGACCGCGACACCGCACGTGCCGACCATCACCTATCCCCCACGCGGCCTCGGCCGGCTGTGGGAGAGCCGCCAGGACACGACCGGATCCCCATTGGCGGACCTCGTCGGCAAAACCCGGGCAGCGATCGTCGGCCACCTAGACCTACCGATGTCGACCACCCATCTCGCGCATCAACTAGGCCTCGCCGCGCCGACTTTGAGCATCCACCTAGGCATCCTCCGAGCCGCCGGCGTCGTCGACTCCCGCCGCGAAGGCCGCACCGTCCTCTACTTCCGCACCCCCCTAGGCAACGACCTCCTGCTAGCCGCCTGA
- the def gene encoding peptide deformylase, with translation MSVVPIRLFGDPVLLTKADPVVDFDAELRRLVDDLTETMLAAPGAGLAAPQLGVGLRVFTYNVDGEIGHLVNPDLTLSDEEQLGPEGCLSIPGLTFDCRRSLQVVAKGYNMYGEPVVIEGSDLLARCIQHETDHLDGVLFLDRLDTPTRKAAMKAIREADWSGLGGPPVLKVSPHPASPHLTNGFGL, from the coding sequence GTGTCGGTTGTGCCCATTCGCCTGTTCGGCGACCCCGTTCTGCTGACCAAGGCCGACCCGGTCGTGGACTTCGACGCGGAATTACGCCGCCTGGTCGACGATTTGACCGAGACCATGCTCGCCGCCCCGGGCGCAGGCTTGGCCGCGCCTCAGCTGGGCGTGGGTCTGCGCGTGTTCACGTACAACGTGGACGGCGAGATCGGGCACCTGGTCAACCCGGATCTGACCCTGTCCGACGAGGAGCAGCTCGGCCCCGAGGGCTGCCTGTCCATCCCCGGGCTCACGTTCGACTGCCGCCGCTCACTCCAGGTCGTTGCCAAGGGCTACAACATGTACGGCGAACCCGTGGTGATCGAGGGCTCGGACCTGCTGGCCCGCTGTATCCAGCACGAGACCGACCACCTGGACGGCGTACTTTTCCTGGACCGACTCGATACGCCGACCCGGAAGGCCGCGATGAAGGCGATCCGCGAGGCAGACTGGTCCGGACTGGGCGGTCCGCCCGTGCTCAAGGTCTCTCCCCATCCGGCTTCTCCCCACCTCACGAACGGATTCGGTCTGTGA
- a CDS encoding MDR family MFS transporter, which yields MPTDVPALPKAFWALWACQLVNRLGGFVQPFLVLYLTQDRHLSAGTAGAVAAAVGAGSVVSQFVGGWLTDRIGRRRTMLTGFVGTAAALIALGSAASMASIWAAAFGVGLMADLFRPAVQATVADLLGPRERVRAFGLLFWAINLGFSISTVSAGVLASVGYSLLFWINAGTSLVAALIVYKVVPETRPVLVEQVRRPFLPVAARDATLLVMVGISVVYAAIYFQGYSTLPLAMAADGLPSSTYGIVLALNGVVIVLVQPFVGRRLAEKDRPTVLAASMALVGLGFGLGALADNWWTYGLSVIVWTVGEIGYATMFGAVFADLAPIDLRGSYMGLGGVAWGLGAVIGPLVGTRVLDGAGATTVWSGCAVLGVGLFVAQMLLAPALRARAAQADLAATTA from the coding sequence ATGCCTACCGATGTCCCCGCCCTGCCGAAAGCCTTCTGGGCGTTGTGGGCCTGCCAGCTGGTCAACCGGCTCGGCGGGTTCGTTCAGCCATTCCTCGTGCTCTACCTGACCCAGGACCGCCACCTGTCGGCCGGAACCGCCGGAGCTGTTGCCGCGGCGGTCGGAGCCGGTTCGGTCGTCTCGCAGTTCGTCGGCGGCTGGCTCACCGACCGGATCGGCCGTCGGCGGACCATGCTGACCGGCTTCGTCGGTACCGCGGCCGCCTTGATCGCCCTCGGCTCGGCCGCCTCGATGGCGTCGATCTGGGCCGCGGCGTTCGGCGTGGGCCTGATGGCAGACCTGTTCCGGCCGGCGGTCCAGGCGACGGTGGCGGACCTGCTCGGGCCGCGCGAGCGCGTACGGGCGTTCGGCCTGCTCTTCTGGGCGATCAACCTCGGCTTCTCGATCTCGACCGTAAGCGCGGGCGTGCTCGCCAGTGTCGGCTACAGCCTGCTGTTCTGGATCAACGCCGGTACGTCGCTAGTGGCGGCTCTGATCGTCTACAAGGTCGTGCCCGAGACCCGGCCGGTACTGGTCGAGCAGGTACGACGGCCGTTCCTGCCGGTCGCTGCGCGTGATGCGACGCTACTGGTGATGGTCGGCATCTCTGTCGTCTACGCCGCGATCTACTTCCAGGGGTACTCGACGTTGCCACTGGCCATGGCTGCCGACGGACTGCCCAGTTCGACGTACGGCATTGTGCTGGCGTTGAACGGCGTAGTGATCGTGCTGGTACAGCCGTTCGTCGGGAGGCGTCTGGCCGAGAAGGACCGTCCTACCGTTCTGGCGGCGTCTATGGCGCTAGTAGGCCTCGGGTTCGGCCTAGGAGCCTTGGCGGACAACTGGTGGACGTACGGCCTGTCGGTGATCGTATGGACCGTGGGGGAGATCGGGTACGCCACGATGTTCGGGGCCGTCTTCGCGGACCTTGCGCCGATAGACCTGCGTGGAAGCTACATGGGTCTCGGAGGCGTGGCGTGGGGCCTTGGTGCCGTCATCGGGCCTCTGGTTGGTACCAGGGTCCTAGACGGTGCTGGAGCCACCACTGTCTGGTCTGGATGCGCAGTGCTCGGTGTAGGCCTCTTTGTCGCGCAGATGCTGCTAGCGCCCGCACTACGCGCCCGAGCAGCCCAGGCCGATCTAGCGGCTACAACTGCATGA
- the metK gene encoding methionine adenosyltransferase — translation MARRLFTSESVTEGHPDKIADQISDSILDALLAEDPKSRVAVETLVTTGLVVVAGEVTTSAYVDIPGIVRNRILEIGYDSSLKGFDGASCGVSVAIGSQSADIAQGVDTAHETRTGASADELDLQGAGDQGLMFGYACDETPELMPLPITIAHRLSERLSEVRKDGTMAYLRPDGKTQVTVEYDGDKAVRIDTVVVSSQHAADISLESMLGPDVKKHVVDPILEQFEIDSTDYRLLVNPTGRFEIGGPMGDAGLTGRKIIIDTYGGMARHGGGAFSGKDPSKVDRSAAYAMRWVAKNVVAAGLASRCECQVAYAIGKAAPVGFYVDTFGTETVPVEQITDAVLAVFDLRPAAIIRDLDLLRPIYTQTAAHGHFGRTGDAFTWERTDRVEALKAAIKQ, via the coding sequence GTGGCACGGCGCCTTTTCACGTCCGAGTCGGTGACGGAAGGTCACCCGGACAAGATCGCTGACCAGATCAGCGACTCCATTCTCGACGCCCTGCTGGCGGAGGACCCCAAGAGCCGCGTAGCGGTTGAAACGCTGGTCACCACCGGCTTGGTCGTCGTCGCGGGCGAGGTCACCACCTCGGCGTACGTCGACATTCCGGGCATCGTGCGGAACCGGATCCTCGAGATCGGTTACGACTCGTCGCTCAAGGGTTTCGACGGCGCCTCTTGTGGGGTCTCGGTCGCGATCGGCAGCCAGTCGGCCGATATCGCGCAGGGTGTCGACACCGCGCACGAGACCCGTACCGGCGCCTCCGCCGATGAGCTGGACCTGCAGGGTGCCGGCGACCAGGGCCTGATGTTCGGCTACGCCTGCGACGAGACGCCCGAGCTGATGCCGCTGCCGATCACGATCGCGCACCGGTTGTCGGAGCGGCTGTCCGAGGTCCGCAAGGACGGCACCATGGCGTACCTGCGTCCCGACGGCAAGACCCAGGTCACCGTGGAGTACGACGGGGACAAGGCCGTGCGGATCGACACCGTGGTGGTGTCCAGCCAGCACGCGGCCGACATCAGCCTCGAGTCGATGCTCGGGCCCGACGTCAAGAAGCACGTGGTCGACCCGATCCTCGAGCAGTTCGAGATCGACTCCACCGACTACCGGCTGCTGGTGAACCCGACCGGCCGCTTCGAGATCGGTGGCCCGATGGGCGACGCCGGTCTGACCGGCCGCAAGATCATCATCGACACGTACGGCGGCATGGCCCGCCACGGTGGTGGCGCGTTCTCCGGCAAGGACCCGTCGAAGGTGGACCGTTCGGCCGCCTACGCGATGCGCTGGGTCGCGAAGAACGTTGTCGCCGCCGGTCTCGCCAGCCGTTGCGAGTGCCAGGTCGCGTATGCGATCGGCAAGGCCGCTCCGGTCGGTTTCTACGTCGACACTTTCGGCACCGAGACCGTGCCGGTCGAGCAGATCACCGATGCCGTGCTGGCCGTGTTCGACCTGCGCCCGGCCGCGATCATCCGCGACCTGGACCTGCTGCGCCCGATCTACACCCAGACCGCCGCGCACGGCCACTTCGGCCGCACCGGCGATGCCTTCACCTGGGAGCGCACCGACCGCGTCGAGGCGCTCAAGGCCGCCATCAAGCAGTAG
- the fmt gene encoding methionyl-tRNA formyltransferase, translating into MRLVFAGTPEVAVTALQAIAKSGHELVGVVTRPDAPAGRGRKLVASPVAEYAETLGVEILKPVSPREPEFQARLAELAPDCCPVVAYGGLLPQEALDIPTHGWVNLHFSVLPSWRGAAPVQHSIIAGDDVTGASTFQIVKALDAGPVYGVLTEPIMPTDTASDLLGRLAESGAKLLVDTLDGLEKGILEAREQPSDGVSLAPKLTVGDAEIDFDAPAQRVDRLVRGCNPSPGAWTTFRGERLKVLQVKLASDAEVLVQGELLASKSSVLVGTGSHPVELVTVQPQGKKPMAAADWARGVRVSADDRLGTV; encoded by the coding sequence GTGAGACTCGTCTTCGCCGGCACCCCCGAGGTCGCCGTCACCGCCTTGCAGGCGATCGCCAAGTCCGGCCACGAGCTCGTTGGCGTCGTGACTCGCCCCGACGCGCCGGCCGGTCGCGGCCGCAAGCTCGTCGCCTCACCCGTCGCGGAGTACGCCGAGACGCTCGGGGTCGAGATCCTCAAGCCGGTTTCGCCGCGCGAGCCCGAGTTCCAGGCCCGCCTAGCCGAGCTGGCGCCGGACTGTTGCCCGGTCGTCGCGTATGGCGGACTGCTGCCGCAGGAGGCGCTGGACATCCCGACCCATGGCTGGGTCAACCTGCACTTCTCGGTCCTGCCGTCCTGGCGTGGCGCCGCGCCCGTGCAGCACTCGATCATCGCCGGGGATGACGTCACCGGCGCGAGTACGTTCCAGATCGTGAAGGCGCTCGACGCCGGCCCGGTGTACGGCGTACTCACCGAGCCGATCATGCCGACGGACACCGCGAGCGATCTGCTCGGGCGGCTGGCCGAATCCGGCGCGAAGCTGCTGGTGGACACGCTCGACGGCCTCGAGAAGGGCATTCTGGAGGCGCGCGAACAGCCCTCCGACGGGGTTTCGCTCGCACCGAAGCTGACCGTCGGGGACGCCGAGATCGACTTCGACGCGCCGGCCCAACGGGTCGACCGGCTGGTCCGTGGCTGCAACCCGTCGCCGGGCGCGTGGACCACGTTCCGCGGTGAGCGCCTCAAGGTGCTGCAGGTCAAGCTCGCGTCGGACGCCGAGGTGCTGGTGCAGGGCGAGCTGCTCGCCTCGAAGTCGTCCGTCCTGGTCGGCACCGGGAGCCACCCGGTCGAGCTGGTGACGGTTCAGCCGCAGGGCAAGAAGCCGATGGCCGCAGCTGACTGGGCGCGCGGCGTCCGGGTTTCCGCCGACGACCGACTCGGCACGGTGTGA
- a CDS encoding HAD family hydrolase: MPIDTVVFDIGGVLLDWNPNYLYEELIPDQEQREHFLTNIATSEWNMRQDAGRAWADAVEELSALHPQHAEWISAYDTGWLKMVRGVIEDTVQLLEELRAAGIPTYALTNFSAEKWQVALEAFPVLRGFDGTVVSGVEETVKPDEKIYRILLERYDLDAARTFYTDDVQRNVDTARAVGLQAELFTGAADLRQQLKDHGLPV; this comes from the coding sequence ATGCCTATCGACACCGTGGTCTTCGACATCGGCGGCGTGCTACTCGACTGGAATCCGAACTACCTCTACGAAGAGCTGATCCCGGACCAGGAGCAGCGCGAGCACTTCCTGACGAACATCGCGACGTCCGAGTGGAATATGCGCCAGGACGCCGGCCGTGCCTGGGCCGACGCGGTCGAGGAGCTCTCGGCCCTCCACCCGCAGCATGCCGAGTGGATCAGCGCGTACGACACCGGCTGGCTCAAGATGGTCCGCGGCGTCATCGAGGACACCGTGCAGCTACTGGAGGAACTACGCGCGGCCGGCATCCCGACGTACGCCCTGACCAACTTCTCCGCCGAGAAGTGGCAGGTGGCGCTGGAGGCCTTCCCGGTGTTGCGCGGGTTCGACGGCACAGTGGTGTCTGGGGTCGAGGAAACGGTCAAGCCCGACGAGAAGATCTACCGGATCCTGCTGGAGCGGTACGACCTGGACGCGGCCCGCACCTTCTACACCGACGACGTCCAGCGCAACGTGGACACTGCCCGCGCTGTTGGCCTACAAGCCGAACTGTTCACCGGTGCGGCCGACCTACGCCAGCAACTGAAGGACCACGGCCTACCCGTCTAG
- a CDS encoding RsmB/NOP family class I SAM-dependent RNA methyltransferase, producing the protein MSTPGSTGAGSGGQRNARNKAPQRRPDKVRRVAYLVIRQVNAEDGYANLALNKALRDHRLSGRDAAFCTELVHGTLRWQGTYDAILACCVSRSLADLDPELLDLLRLGAHQLLRMRVDSYAAVNEMVTLTRTEVGQSRSGLVNAVLRKVSQRTFDQWIDSVAPAIADDAIGHLEIARAHPRWVIDAFADALGIEPGDSLAEVAELLAADNDPARVTLVARPGLADLDELIEAGATRGRLSPYAAVLQGGGDPGAIGAVATGRAGVQDEGSQLVALALAAAPVEGEDSHWLDLCAGPGGKAALLASLAIERDAVLTAVEPLPHRAELVRSNLRAVRGEHQVLVGDGTEPTWAEGSFDRVLADVPCSGLGALRRRPEARWRRTPEDVAELTPLQERLLDSAIQSVRVGGLVAYVTCSPHLDETRGVVDAVLAKRGDADLVDAREYLPDVPELGDGPDIQLWPHRHNTDAMYLALIRRVR; encoded by the coding sequence GTGAGCACCCCGGGCTCGACCGGCGCGGGATCAGGTGGCCAGCGGAACGCGCGGAACAAAGCGCCGCAACGACGTCCCGACAAGGTCCGCCGCGTCGCGTACCTGGTCATTCGTCAGGTCAACGCCGAGGACGGATACGCCAACCTCGCGCTGAACAAGGCACTGCGCGATCACCGGCTGAGCGGCCGCGACGCCGCCTTCTGCACCGAACTCGTGCACGGCACGCTGCGCTGGCAGGGCACGTACGACGCGATCCTGGCGTGCTGCGTCTCGCGTTCGCTGGCGGATCTCGACCCGGAGCTGCTCGACCTGCTCCGCCTCGGCGCGCACCAGTTGCTCCGGATGCGCGTCGACTCGTACGCCGCGGTCAACGAGATGGTCACGCTGACCCGCACCGAGGTCGGCCAGAGCCGCAGCGGCCTGGTCAACGCCGTACTGCGCAAGGTCAGCCAGCGGACGTTCGACCAGTGGATCGACTCGGTCGCGCCGGCCATCGCCGATGACGCGATCGGCCATCTCGAGATCGCCCGGGCGCACCCGCGCTGGGTGATCGACGCGTTCGCGGACGCCCTCGGCATCGAGCCGGGCGACTCGCTCGCGGAAGTGGCCGAACTCCTTGCCGCCGACAACGACCCGGCCCGGGTGACGTTGGTGGCGCGGCCCGGCCTGGCCGACCTGGACGAGCTGATCGAGGCGGGCGCCACGCGCGGCCGCTTGTCGCCGTACGCCGCGGTGCTGCAAGGCGGGGGAGACCCGGGCGCGATCGGGGCCGTCGCGACCGGTCGTGCGGGCGTTCAGGACGAGGGCTCGCAGCTGGTGGCGTTGGCCCTGGCGGCAGCACCGGTCGAAGGTGAGGACTCCCACTGGCTCGACCTGTGCGCTGGACCGGGTGGAAAGGCCGCGTTGCTGGCGTCACTCGCCATCGAACGCGACGCCGTACTCACCGCGGTCGAGCCGTTGCCGCATCGGGCGGAGCTCGTCCGGTCGAACCTGCGCGCCGTCCGGGGCGAGCACCAGGTTCTCGTCGGGGACGGGACCGAGCCGACGTGGGCCGAGGGCTCGTTCGACCGGGTGCTGGCCGACGTACCGTGCAGCGGGTTGGGGGCGCTCCGGCGTCGGCCCGAGGCCCGCTGGCGTCGTACGCCGGAGGACGTGGCCGAGCTGACGCCGCTGCAGGAGCGGTTGCTCGACTCGGCCATCCAGTCGGTCCGGGTCGGTGGGCTGGTGGCGTACGTGACGTGCTCGCCGCATCTGGACGAGACGCGGGGCGTGGTCGACGCCGTGCTGGCGAAGCGCGGGGACGCTGACTTGGTCGATGCTCGCGAGTATCTGCCGGACGTGCCGGAGCTGGGCGACGGCCCGGACATTCAGCTTTGGCCGCACCGGCACAACACCGACGCGATGTACCTGGCGTTGATCCGGCGCGTTCGTTAG
- a CDS encoding DMT family transporter, with the protein MTLTQTRPVRSAQTKQYWGLGAAFGIGILVAIQSRVNGDLGQRLDDGIAAALISFGTGLVMLLIACAVVPRVRGGLASVWRTIRNPPAGDPERGLRWWQCIGGLAGAFLVATQSITVSVIGVAVFTVAVVAGQAATSLVVDRLGFGPAGPQPFTTLRVVGAIVAVLAVILAVSDRLSHPAGLALAILPAIAGIGTAVQQAINGRVARTASPDAYGAVTAAVINFTVGTTALALVFAIDVFLRGAPRPLPTEPWLYVGGACGVAFISLAATVVRVVGVFVLGLGTIAGQLIASLFIDLFVPAGDNPVTAPVVAGTLLALAAVVLAALPALRLAARIPSPSR; encoded by the coding sequence GTGACTTTAACGCAGACCCGGCCCGTGCGCAGCGCTCAGACCAAGCAATATTGGGGTCTGGGGGCGGCGTTCGGAATCGGGATCCTGGTGGCGATCCAGTCCCGGGTGAATGGCGATCTCGGTCAGCGGCTCGACGACGGCATCGCGGCGGCGCTGATCTCGTTCGGGACCGGCCTGGTGATGCTGCTGATCGCGTGTGCGGTCGTGCCACGTGTTCGCGGCGGCCTGGCGAGCGTCTGGCGCACGATCCGCAACCCGCCGGCCGGTGATCCCGAGCGAGGCCTGCGCTGGTGGCAGTGCATCGGCGGGCTGGCCGGGGCGTTCCTCGTCGCCACGCAGTCGATCACGGTCTCCGTCATCGGCGTGGCCGTCTTCACCGTCGCGGTGGTCGCCGGTCAGGCGGCAACCAGCCTGGTCGTGGATCGCCTCGGCTTCGGTCCGGCCGGCCCGCAGCCGTTCACCACCCTGCGCGTGGTCGGCGCGATCGTCGCCGTACTCGCGGTGATCCTCGCCGTCTCCGATCGCCTGAGCCACCCGGCCGGCCTCGCGCTCGCGATCCTGCCCGCGATCGCCGGCATCGGCACGGCCGTACAGCAGGCCATCAACGGCCGCGTCGCCCGCACCGCCTCGCCCGACGCGTACGGCGCGGTGACCGCAGCGGTGATCAACTTCACCGTCGGTACGACGGCCCTGGCGCTGGTCTTCGCGATCGACGTCTTCTTGCGCGGCGCTCCGCGACCCCTGCCGACCGAGCCCTGGCTGTACGTCGGAGGCGCGTGCGGTGTCGCCTTCATCAGCCTCGCGGCAACCGTCGTACGCGTCGTCGGCGTCTTCGTACTCGGCCTCGGCACGATCGCGGGCCAGTTGATCGCCAGCCTCTTCATCGACCTATTCGTGCCGGCCGGCGACAACCCGGTCACCGCGCCCGTAGTCGCCGGCACCCTCCTAGCCCTCGCCGCCGTAGTCCTAGCCGCCCTCCCCGCCCTCCGCCTCGCCGCCCGCATCCCTTCCCCCTCGCGCTAG